From Aestuariirhabdus haliotis, one genomic window encodes:
- the miaE gene encoding tRNA-(ms[2]io[6]A)-hydroxylase, whose translation MASSDADVLKEINAFLACETPQAWLQRALCEPEILLIDHANCEKKAASTALRMMFRYVEHTDLLNKMSRLAREELRHFEQVLAIMQARGVEYRHLSASGYASRLHQHVRTWEPARLVDQLIIGAFIEARSCERFAALAPLLDEELSAFYLSLLRSEGRHYRGYLELARNSSSEPVEDRIVFFRELERAAIEEEDPDFRFHSGVPISTQAEDLDASGQFVVS comes from the coding sequence ATGGCGTCGAGTGATGCGGATGTTTTGAAGGAAATTAATGCTTTTTTGGCTTGTGAGACTCCTCAGGCCTGGTTGCAGAGAGCCCTGTGTGAGCCAGAAATATTGTTAATCGACCATGCCAATTGCGAGAAAAAGGCAGCATCAACGGCGCTGCGAATGATGTTTCGCTATGTGGAGCATACTGACCTGCTGAATAAAATGTCGCGACTGGCCCGTGAAGAACTCCGGCACTTCGAGCAAGTGCTAGCCATTATGCAAGCAAGAGGTGTTGAGTACCGTCATCTGTCAGCCTCAGGTTATGCTTCCAGGCTGCATCAGCACGTCAGGACTTGGGAGCCTGCACGACTTGTTGATCAGTTAATAATCGGTGCCTTTATTGAGGCGCGGTCCTGTGAGCGCTTTGCTGCGTTAGCGCCTCTGCTGGATGAGGAGTTAAGCGCCTTTTATCTTTCGCTATTGCGTTCAGAAGGTCGCCATTATCGCGGTTACCTGGAGCTTGCTCGTAACAGCTCAAGTGAGCCTGTCGAGGACCGAATCGTGTTTTTTCGTGAGCTTGAGAGGGCGGCAATTGAGGAGGAAGATCCTGACTTTCGCTTTCACAGCGGTGTGCCCATCAGCACCCAGGCTGAGGATTTGGATGCCAGTGGGCAGTTTGTTGTTAGCTGA
- a CDS encoding glutamine--tRNA ligase/YqeY domain fusion protein has product MSNSEQTSASNFLQQIIRDDLAAGLNDGRVQTRFPPEPNGYLHIGHAKSICVNFGLAQQFGGQCNLRFDDTNPEKEEQEYIDAIQEDVRWLGFEWSGEPRFASSYFDQFYEWALHLIREGKAYVCDLSAEQASEYRGWATKPGRESPYRGRSVEENLSLFEKMRAGEFDEGACVLRANIDMASPNMNLRDPILYRIRKESHHQTGDKWCIYPSYDFAHGQEDAIERVTHSICTLEFQDHRPLYEWFHENLPVPATPKQYEFARLNLNYTVTSKRKLKRLVDDAVVDGWDDPRMPTISGMRRRGYTPAALRKFCDMIGTNRSDGIVDVGMLEFALREDLNENAARAMCVLNPLKIVITNFEADEVEVMKAPVHPNREELGSRELPFTRELYIDRSDFTEDTSLSRKKFKRLVLGEYVRLRSAYVIRADEVIRDDTGEIVEVKASLVPDTVGENPPEGIRPRGVIHWVSVSRGKQAKVRLYDRLFAHEAPDRGEQDFIEHLNPDSLQVLDACWVEPSVAEAAPETRFQFEREGYFCIDRYDSSGETLVINKTIGLKDTWVRKGSA; this is encoded by the coding sequence ATGAGCAACAGCGAACAGACCTCTGCGTCGAACTTTTTGCAACAGATTATTCGTGATGACCTTGCCGCCGGTCTCAATGACGGGCGGGTGCAGACCCGGTTTCCTCCAGAGCCGAATGGCTACCTTCATATTGGCCATGCCAAATCGATTTGTGTCAATTTTGGCCTTGCGCAGCAGTTCGGTGGTCAGTGCAACTTGCGTTTCGATGACACCAACCCGGAGAAGGAGGAGCAGGAATACATCGATGCGATTCAGGAAGATGTTCGTTGGCTAGGGTTCGAGTGGTCCGGGGAGCCTCGTTTTGCCTCCTCCTATTTTGATCAGTTTTATGAGTGGGCCTTGCACCTGATTCGTGAGGGTAAAGCCTATGTTTGTGATCTCTCCGCTGAGCAAGCAAGCGAGTATCGTGGTTGGGCGACCAAGCCTGGCCGCGAAAGCCCTTATCGGGGGCGTAGCGTAGAAGAAAACCTTTCCCTGTTTGAAAAAATGAGAGCGGGGGAGTTTGATGAGGGTGCTTGTGTGTTGAGAGCCAACATCGATATGGCTTCACCCAATATGAATCTGCGTGACCCGATTTTGTATCGCATTCGCAAAGAATCTCATCATCAGACCGGCGATAAGTGGTGTATCTATCCAAGCTATGATTTTGCCCATGGTCAGGAAGATGCCATAGAACGTGTGACTCATTCGATATGTACCCTGGAATTTCAGGATCACAGGCCGTTGTATGAGTGGTTTCATGAGAATCTGCCGGTCCCTGCGACACCCAAGCAGTATGAGTTTGCACGCCTTAATCTCAATTACACCGTCACCAGCAAACGAAAACTTAAGCGTCTGGTTGATGATGCGGTTGTTGATGGTTGGGATGACCCGCGTATGCCGACCATTTCGGGTATGCGTCGGCGGGGTTATACGCCAGCGGCTTTGCGCAAGTTTTGCGACATGATTGGTACCAATCGCTCTGACGGTATTGTGGATGTGGGTATGCTTGAATTCGCGCTGCGCGAAGATTTGAATGAAAATGCGGCTCGTGCCATGTGCGTGTTGAACCCGCTCAAGATTGTTATTACCAATTTTGAAGCTGACGAAGTGGAGGTGATGAAGGCCCCGGTTCATCCCAATCGCGAAGAGCTTGGTAGCAGGGAGTTGCCCTTCACTCGAGAGCTGTACATCGATCGCTCCGATTTTACTGAGGATACATCGCTTTCTCGTAAAAAGTTTAAGCGGCTAGTGTTGGGTGAATACGTTCGGTTGCGCAGTGCCTATGTGATACGAGCCGATGAGGTTATACGCGATGATACGGGTGAAATTGTCGAGGTGAAGGCTTCTCTGGTACCGGATACCGTGGGTGAAAATCCTCCCGAAGGCATCCGTCCACGCGGCGTGATCCATTGGGTTTCTGTGTCCCGTGGCAAGCAGGCTAAGGTACGTCTGTACGATCGTTTGTTTGCACATGAAGCTCCTGATCGCGGTGAGCAGGATTTTATCGAGCATCTCAACCCGGACTCCTTACAAGTACTTGATGCTTGTTGGGTAGAGCCTTCCGTTGCCGAGGCGGCGCCGGAAACTCGTTTTCAGTTTGAGCGCGAAGGTTATTTCTGTATTGATCGTTATGACTCTTCCGGGGAAACACTGGTGATTAACAAGACAATCGGTTTGAAAGACACCTGGGTACGCAAGGGGAGCGCTTGA
- a CDS encoding peptidylprolyl isomerase, whose translation MIVLHTNHGDIKIELNHEKAPKTAANFESYVRSGHYNGTIFHRVIGNFMVQGGGFEPGMKEKATNAPIENEADNGLSNEIGSIAMARTNDPHSASAQFFINVSDNGFLNHTAKTEQGWGYAVFGKVVDGMDVVEAIKAVRTGNAGFHQDVPVEDVVIESAEVIEE comes from the coding sequence ATGATTGTTTTGCACACCAACCATGGCGATATCAAAATTGAACTGAATCACGAAAAAGCCCCGAAAACAGCGGCCAACTTCGAAAGCTATGTCCGCTCGGGACACTACAATGGCACAATCTTTCATCGCGTTATCGGTAACTTTATGGTTCAAGGGGGGGGATTTGAACCTGGCATGAAAGAAAAAGCGACCAATGCCCCCATCGAAAACGAAGCGGATAATGGATTAAGCAATGAGATCGGCAGCATTGCCATGGCCCGCACAAATGACCCGCACTCTGCCAGCGCTCAGTTTTTCATCAACGTCAGCGATAACGGCTTCCTTAACCACACCGCCAAAACGGAACAAGGCTGGGGCTATGCGGTTTTCGGCAAAGTCGTTGACGGTATGGATGTAGTCGAAGCCATTAAAGCGGTACGCACCGGCAATGCGGGCTTTCACCAGGATGTCCCCGTTGAGGATGTCGTGATCGAAAGCGCTGAGGTGATTGAGGAATAG
- the cysS gene encoding cysteine--tRNA ligase, whose product MDQDQSSSQHSLTLYNTLSRSKELFKPQQPGVIRMYVCGMTVYDYCHIGHARVLVAFDVITRYLRSQGWQVEYVRNITDIDDKIIRRATENGEHYTELTGRFIDCMHEDERTLGVLRPDQEPRATAHIEDIIKMVQTLIDKGYAYAADNGDVYYRVAKFETYGQLSNKNPEELLSGARIEVGESKEDPRDFALWKSAKPEEAHWDSPWGAGRPGWHIECSAMTKHCLGDTFDIHGGGPDLPFPHHENEIAQSEAANGCRFVNYWMHAGAVRVDGEKMSKSLGNFFTIRDVLKKYHPEVVRYLLISSHYRSPINYSEANLIEARSGLERFYKALRPYGQVAPASVSSLGQSTTYKRFVDAMNDDFNTRVALASMYDLVRELNSAEGEAALKIAAELKALGAIMGILQVSADDILQSGSDVDEQHIEAMIEARAAAKKARDFAEADRIRQELLDSGVVLEDSREGTSWRID is encoded by the coding sequence ATGGATCAGGATCAGAGTAGCAGTCAACATAGTCTTACTCTCTACAACACTCTGAGTCGAAGCAAAGAGTTGTTTAAACCCCAGCAACCCGGGGTTATTCGAATGTATGTGTGCGGTATGACGGTCTACGACTACTGCCATATCGGCCATGCTCGGGTTCTGGTCGCATTTGATGTGATTACTCGTTATCTAAGATCTCAGGGTTGGCAGGTCGAATATGTGCGCAATATCACCGATATAGATGACAAGATCATTCGCCGGGCAACCGAAAATGGCGAGCACTATACCGAGCTTACGGGCCGGTTTATTGATTGCATGCACGAAGACGAGCGTACGCTTGGTGTTTTGCGACCGGATCAGGAACCACGGGCAACAGCCCACATCGAAGATATTATCAAAATGGTTCAAACCCTGATCGACAAGGGGTATGCGTATGCGGCTGATAATGGTGATGTCTATTATCGGGTAGCCAAGTTTGAGACCTACGGTCAGTTGTCGAATAAAAACCCCGAAGAGTTATTGTCCGGGGCACGTATTGAGGTAGGGGAAAGCAAGGAGGATCCTCGTGACTTTGCGCTCTGGAAGTCGGCCAAGCCGGAAGAGGCTCATTGGGACTCTCCTTGGGGGGCAGGTCGCCCGGGCTGGCATATCGAGTGCTCGGCCATGACCAAGCACTGTCTTGGGGATACTTTTGATATTCATGGCGGTGGACCCGATTTGCCGTTTCCTCATCATGAGAATGAAATTGCTCAGAGCGAGGCGGCCAATGGTTGTCGATTCGTCAACTATTGGATGCATGCCGGCGCGGTAAGGGTTGATGGTGAAAAGATGTCCAAGTCGCTGGGTAACTTTTTCACGATCCGTGATGTGTTGAAAAAGTACCACCCTGAGGTGGTCCGGTATCTGTTAATCAGCAGTCATTATCGCAGCCCTATCAATTATTCCGAGGCCAATTTGATCGAGGCTCGTAGCGGATTAGAGCGATTCTATAAGGCGCTTCGACCCTACGGGCAAGTGGCTCCAGCATCGGTTTCATCCTTAGGCCAAAGCACCACTTATAAGCGTTTTGTGGATGCGATGAACGATGACTTTAATACTCGAGTGGCTTTGGCGTCGATGTATGATCTGGTTCGTGAATTGAACAGTGCGGAAGGTGAAGCAGCGCTAAAAATAGCTGCAGAGTTGAAAGCGCTAGGGGCGATAATGGGGATCTTGCAGGTCTCTGCTGATGATATTCTGCAATCGGGTTCGGATGTTGATGAGCAGCACATAGAGGCGATGATCGAGGCGCGAGCCGCCGCCAAGAAAGCCAGGGATTTTGCTGAAGCCGATCGCATTCGACAAGAACTGTTGGATAGTGGCGTAGTGCTGGAGGATTCGAGAGAAGGTACCAGTTGGCGCATTGACTAG
- a CDS encoding UDP-2,3-diacylglucosamine diphosphatase, which yields MTTLFISDLHLQEERPAIGRAFLQLLENCGEDIEALYILGDFFEYWVGDDGITPFQGRIADALKQFSKNVAPVYFMHGNRDLLIGKEFAKKAGCTILPDPTVVDLYGEPTLLMHGDSLCTLDIAYQRFRRVTRNPIMRWLILHLPLSYRTSSIQKLRTNSQQQGPTKSREIMDVTPAEVERIMAKNRCKRLIHGHTHRPARHPMNIQGEAAERIVLGDWEQQGWLIRATPDSLELESFEIEETQPDASEKAAS from the coding sequence TTGACTACGCTGTTCATTTCAGACCTGCACTTGCAGGAAGAGCGCCCGGCCATTGGTCGGGCTTTTTTACAGCTGCTGGAGAATTGCGGCGAGGACATCGAAGCCCTCTACATTCTTGGCGACTTCTTTGAATACTGGGTCGGCGACGACGGCATTACCCCTTTCCAGGGGCGCATTGCAGATGCCCTGAAGCAGTTCAGCAAGAATGTTGCCCCGGTGTATTTTATGCATGGCAACAGAGACCTGCTGATCGGCAAGGAGTTCGCCAAAAAGGCAGGTTGCACGATTCTGCCCGACCCTACGGTAGTCGACCTGTACGGCGAGCCGACTCTGCTTATGCATGGCGACAGTCTCTGCACCCTGGACATTGCGTACCAACGCTTTCGAAGGGTCACCCGCAACCCGATAATGCGCTGGCTGATTTTGCATTTGCCGCTAAGCTACCGCACCTCATCCATTCAGAAACTGCGCACCAACAGCCAGCAACAGGGCCCGACAAAGTCCCGTGAAATTATGGATGTAACCCCTGCTGAGGTTGAGCGAATTATGGCCAAGAATCGTTGCAAACGGTTAATCCACGGTCACACCCATCGACCAGCCCGTCACCCTATGAACATTCAGGGAGAAGCGGCAGAGCGGATTGTACTGGGGGACTGGGAACAGCAAGGCTGGCTAATTAGGGCCACCCCGGACTCTCTAGAACTGGAAAGCTTCGAGATAGAAGAAACTCAACCAGATGCCAGCGAGAAGGCTGCAAGCTAG
- a CDS encoding universal stress protein codes for MHSINNILVVVDTRKAEHTALKRGKLIAKVTGATLHLLACNKNSDTSSQAAMNTLVENVHSSGIKAEGHEEWHESLTTTIIQVQQAEGCALVIKDAREENELKRAVFAPADWKLLRRCPCPVLLVKNDRPWKDGNILASIDADTTDQDHQILNEVIMTHAHDIAGLADAECHIGAAHPAPMLSSPDPVYQNIESLEKLYRDACTPYASQHKVADECVHIGEGPAQSYIPQLAEQIDASLVVMGTVARTGISGAIIGNTAELILDSISCDVLTLKPVDIMEHLETVVTQG; via the coding sequence ATGCATAGTATAAATAACATTCTGGTAGTCGTTGATACCAGGAAAGCTGAGCACACAGCACTCAAGCGCGGCAAACTGATCGCCAAGGTGACAGGCGCAACTCTGCACCTTCTTGCATGCAACAAAAATTCCGATACCTCCTCACAAGCCGCGATGAACACCCTGGTTGAAAATGTTCACTCAAGCGGCATTAAGGCCGAGGGCCATGAAGAGTGGCACGAAAGCCTGACCACCACCATCATTCAGGTACAGCAAGCCGAAGGTTGCGCTCTGGTCATTAAAGATGCCCGAGAAGAAAATGAACTAAAGCGTGCCGTTTTTGCCCCTGCGGACTGGAAGCTATTACGCCGCTGCCCCTGCCCAGTGTTATTGGTCAAAAATGATCGCCCCTGGAAAGATGGCAATATTCTTGCCTCGATCGATGCCGACACCACCGATCAGGATCACCAGATCCTTAACGAAGTAATTATGACCCATGCCCACGATATCGCAGGCCTGGCAGACGCCGAATGCCATATTGGAGCGGCACACCCCGCCCCCATGCTTTCCTCCCCGGACCCGGTGTACCAGAACATTGAGAGCCTGGAAAAGTTGTATCGCGACGCTTGCACGCCTTACGCCAGCCAGCACAAAGTAGCCGACGAGTGCGTTCATATTGGAGAAGGTCCAGCCCAGAGCTACATTCCACAGCTTGCAGAGCAAATCGATGCCTCACTGGTTGTAATGGGCACCGTGGCACGTACCGGAATTAGCGGGGCCATTATCGGCAACACTGCCGAGCTGATACTCGACAGCATCAGCTGCGACGTACTGACGTTAAAGCCAGTTGACATTATGGAACACCTCGAGACCGTAGTCACTCAAGGCTAG